In one window of Kitasatospora sp. MMS16-BH015 DNA:
- a CDS encoding ABC transporter permease has translation MSAATLTAAPQSYADEDQRIGPRAHLRHLGALTRRNLMRIKADPESMLDALLVPIIFTVLFVYVFGGAVKGTQQDYIQYMIPGLLGTTGLNLAMGVGTGLNTDFQSGVMDRFRTLPIGRAAVLLSKMAAETLRGLVSFTILILFSMLLGLEIREGFLHLLAAVGLSLLFGMSIVWISMLLGMSLRSAQAVQGMSMIVIMPLQFGSSIFAPTDTMPGWLQSFTHYNPLSALADASRNLINGGPLTHSVLIVVIWSVAITSITAPLAVARFRKRT, from the coding sequence ATGAGCGCCGCGACACTGACCGCCGCACCCCAGTCGTACGCCGACGAGGACCAGCGGATCGGCCCGCGCGCCCACCTGCGCCACCTCGGCGCGCTGACCCGGCGCAACCTGATGCGGATCAAGGCCGATCCGGAGTCGATGCTGGACGCGCTGCTGGTGCCGATCATCTTCACCGTGCTCTTCGTCTACGTGTTCGGCGGCGCGGTGAAGGGCACCCAGCAGGACTACATCCAGTACATGATCCCCGGGCTGCTCGGCACCACCGGGCTCAACCTGGCGATGGGTGTCGGCACCGGGCTGAACACCGACTTCCAGTCCGGGGTGATGGACCGGTTCCGGACGCTGCCGATCGGGCGGGCGGCGGTGCTGCTCTCCAAGATGGCGGCGGAGACCCTGCGGGGGCTGGTCTCCTTCACCATCCTGATCCTGTTCTCGATGCTGCTCGGGCTGGAGATCCGGGAGGGCTTCCTCCACCTGCTGGCGGCCGTGGGGCTCTCGCTGCTGTTCGGCATGTCGATCGTGTGGATCTCCATGCTGCTGGGGATGTCGCTGCGCAGTGCCCAGGCCGTCCAAGGGATGTCGATGATCGTGATCATGCCGCTGCAGTTCGGGTCCTCGATCTTCGCGCCGACCGACACCATGCCCGGCTGGCTCCAGTCCTTCACCCACTACAACCCGCTCTCGGCGCTGGCCGACGCCAGCCGCAACCTGATCAACGGCGGGCCGCTGACCCACTCGGTGCTGATCGT
- a CDS encoding ATP-binding cassette domain-containing protein, giving the protein MTANTNAVEVRGIVKHFGETKALDGVDLSVKQGTVLGVLGPNGAGKTTLVRILSTLIKPDAGTAYVGGYDVLTQPRQLRRTIGLTGQYASVDELLSGYENLYLIGRLLDLSAKEAKARALELLERFSLTEAAKRPAKTYSGGMRRRLDLAASMIGRPRVLYLDEPTTGLDPRTRNEVWDEVQRMVAEGSTVLLTTQYMEEAEQLAHELTVIDRGRVIAAGGIQQLKTQVGGRTLQVRPVHPAELPEMAQLLAENGLAATVSTETGLLSAQITEDEQLTSVVGLLGVRGFGIASIDTKLPSLDEVFLAITAKPDTARPGTATPGTAAARTIKADPADAPSDAVPAPQKEAVA; this is encoded by the coding sequence ATGACAGCAAACACCAATGCCGTCGAGGTGCGCGGGATCGTCAAGCACTTCGGGGAGACGAAGGCGCTGGACGGCGTCGACCTCAGCGTGAAGCAGGGGACCGTGCTGGGGGTGCTCGGGCCGAACGGGGCCGGGAAGACCACGCTGGTGCGGATCCTGTCCACCCTCATCAAGCCGGACGCCGGCACCGCGTACGTCGGGGGGTACGACGTCCTGACCCAGCCGCGCCAGCTGCGGCGGACCATCGGGCTGACCGGGCAGTACGCCTCGGTGGACGAACTGCTCTCGGGGTACGAGAACCTCTACCTGATCGGGCGGCTGCTCGACCTCTCGGCCAAGGAGGCCAAGGCCCGGGCGCTCGAACTGCTGGAGCGGTTCTCCCTCACCGAGGCCGCCAAGCGGCCGGCCAAGACCTACTCCGGCGGGATGCGCCGCCGGCTCGACCTGGCGGCCAGCATGATCGGGCGGCCCCGGGTGCTGTACCTGGACGAGCCCACCACCGGCCTCGACCCGCGGACCCGCAACGAGGTCTGGGACGAGGTGCAGCGGATGGTCGCCGAGGGCAGCACGGTGCTGCTCACCACGCAGTACATGGAAGAGGCCGAGCAGCTCGCGCACGAGCTCACCGTGATCGACCGCGGCCGGGTGATCGCGGCCGGCGGGATCCAGCAGCTCAAGACCCAGGTCGGCGGCCGCACCCTCCAGGTCCGGCCGGTGCACCCCGCCGAACTCCCCGAGATGGCGCAGCTGTTGGCCGAGAACGGCCTGGCAGCCACCGTCTCCACCGAGACCGGCCTGCTCTCGGCCCAGATCACCGAGGACGAGCAACTCACCAGCGTGGTGGGCCTGCTGGGGGTCCGGGGCTTCGGCATCGCGAGCATCGACACCAAACTCCCCAGCCTGGACGAGGTGTTCCTCGCCATCACCGCCAAGCCCGACACCGCCAGGCCCGGCACCGCCACTCCCGGCACCGCCGCGGCCCGCACCATCAAGGCCGATCCGGCTGACGCCCCGAGCGACGCCGTCCCCGCCCCGCAGAAGGAGGCCGTGGCATGA